A stretch of Natronococcus sp. CG52 DNA encodes these proteins:
- a CDS encoding protein sorting system archaetidylserine synthase (This PssA-like phosphatidyltransferase, along with a PssD-like decarboxylase, is required in Haloarchaea for the archaeosortase ArtA to replace the PGF-CTERM sorting signal with a C-terminal lipid anchor.), translating to MLPRFVGRLGVADAVTIANATLGFVAIVVAFVDIDLAARLILLAAIADGLDGLLARRYGGTEAGPYLDSLADVASFAVAPAVLAFVVVSEGLGIGFDAVSAELLVVTAVCGLFVAMAVARLGLYTAYDTTGSYTEGVQTTLAATIIGAAILAGHPVDDPLLVLGVTAAFSYLMVSRIPYPDLLARDAAIMGVVHALAILVPNVAGRTFPYALLTLGIAYMTLSPWFYWRPEPRPAETDAHGNA from the coding sequence ATGCTTCCGCGGTTCGTCGGCCGGTTAGGCGTCGCGGACGCGGTGACGATTGCCAACGCGACGCTCGGGTTCGTCGCGATCGTCGTCGCGTTCGTCGACATCGACCTCGCCGCACGGCTCATCCTGCTGGCGGCGATCGCCGACGGACTCGACGGACTCCTCGCGCGCCGATACGGCGGGACCGAGGCGGGTCCCTACCTCGACTCGCTCGCCGACGTCGCCTCCTTCGCCGTCGCCCCCGCCGTCCTCGCGTTCGTCGTCGTCAGCGAGGGCCTCGGGATCGGCTTCGACGCGGTCTCCGCCGAATTACTGGTCGTGACGGCGGTCTGTGGACTGTTCGTCGCGATGGCCGTCGCCCGACTGGGACTGTACACCGCCTACGACACGACGGGGAGCTACACCGAGGGTGTCCAGACGACCCTCGCCGCGACGATCATCGGGGCCGCAATCCTCGCCGGCCACCCGGTCGACGACCCGCTGCTCGTCCTCGGCGTCACGGCCGCGTTCTCCTACCTCATGGTCTCGCGGATCCCGTACCCGGACCTGCTGGCTCGAGACGCGGCCATCATGGGCGTCGTCCACGCGCTCGCGATTCTGGTCCCGAACGTCGCCGGCCGAACGTTCCCGTACGCGCTGCTGACGCTCGGGATCGCGTACATGACGCTCAGCCCCTGGTTCTACTGGCGGCCGGAGCCCCGGCCCGCCGAAACAGACGCGCATGGAAACGCTTAG
- a CDS encoding cupredoxin domain-containing protein, with protein sequence MNRRVYLAAIGTAASASLAGCSSVLSVFDDDDGPCAGDECDIGMSRNEFLPESYEASVGETVVWKNTSGAAHTVTALENQLPDDADYFASGGYEDEETAIDAWHEHRGGRLGTRDTYEHTFDVPGTYAYICEPHVEGGMIGEIVVVE encoded by the coding sequence ATGAACCGGCGCGTCTACCTCGCCGCCATCGGGACCGCCGCCTCGGCCAGTCTGGCCGGTTGCTCGTCCGTTCTCAGCGTTTTCGACGACGACGACGGACCGTGTGCCGGCGACGAGTGCGATATCGGCATGAGTCGCAACGAGTTCCTCCCCGAGAGCTACGAAGCGAGCGTCGGCGAGACCGTCGTCTGGAAGAACACGAGCGGCGCCGCCCACACGGTGACCGCCCTCGAGAACCAACTCCCCGACGACGCCGACTACTTCGCGAGCGGCGGCTACGAGGACGAGGAGACGGCGATCGACGCCTGGCACGAGCACCGCGGCGGCCGCCTCGGTACTCGAGACACCTACGAACACACGTTCGACGTCCCCGGCACCTACGCCTACATCTGCGAACCGCACGTCGAGGGCGGAATGATCGGCGAGATCGTCGTCGTCGAGTAG
- a CDS encoding 30S ribosomal protein S3ae — MSERSVSRAKQEKRWYTVLAPEQFDRKELGETPADEPEKVYDRTIETTLGELTNNASENNTKLTFKISDVGSDSAYTEFVEHSLTRDYLRSLVRRGASKIEAYVTVLTTDDYRVQIQPVAFTTKKADASQEKAIREQMVAMIEEAAAERTFEELIDSIVEGRLSSGIYGEAKTIYPLRRVEIQKTTLEAHPEEVAEEEATSVDVDEEDVAADE, encoded by the coding sequence ATGAGTGAACGATCAGTTTCACGCGCGAAACAGGAGAAGCGGTGGTACACCGTCCTTGCACCGGAGCAGTTCGACCGCAAGGAACTCGGTGAGACCCCCGCGGACGAACCGGAAAAGGTCTACGACCGAACCATCGAAACGACGCTCGGCGAGCTGACGAACAACGCCAGCGAGAACAACACGAAGCTCACGTTCAAGATCTCCGACGTCGGGAGCGACTCGGCGTACACGGAGTTCGTCGAGCACTCGCTGACCCGCGACTACCTGCGCTCGCTGGTTCGCCGCGGCGCCTCGAAGATCGAGGCCTACGTCACCGTCCTCACGACGGACGACTACCGCGTCCAGATCCAGCCCGTCGCCTTCACGACGAAAAAGGCCGACGCGAGCCAGGAGAAGGCCATCCGCGAGCAGATGGTCGCGATGATCGAGGAGGCCGCCGCCGAGCGAACCTTCGAGGAACTCATCGACAGCATCGTCGAGGGACGGCTCTCCTCGGGGATCTACGGCGAGGCCAAGACGATCTACCCGCTTCGCCGCGTCGAGATCCAGAAGACGACCCTCGAGGCCCACCCCGAGGAAGTCGCCGAGGAGGAAGCGACGTCCGTCGACGTCGACGAAGAAGACGTCGCAGCCGACGAGTAG
- a CDS encoding KEOPS complex subunit Pcc1, giving the protein MSRRATIRTTHDDPELIARAIAPDNTDEMETTIDGGEGDCPSSDRTQSDDDAVVTRIERETTSGLHSTVDDYVVNLDVAIDVAQHAEPTDTGAVSDTQTTQNHE; this is encoded by the coding sequence GTGAGTCGACGAGCGACGATCCGGACGACACACGACGATCCGGAACTGATCGCTCGGGCGATCGCACCGGACAACACGGACGAGATGGAGACGACGATCGACGGCGGCGAGGGAGACTGTCCCTCGAGCGATCGGACGCAGTCCGATGACGACGCGGTCGTCACGCGGATCGAACGCGAGACGACGTCCGGGCTCCACTCGACGGTCGACGACTACGTGGTCAACCTCGACGTTGCGATCGACGTAGCACAGCACGCAGAACCGACGGACACGGGCGCTGTGTCCGACACCCAGACAACACAGAATCATGAGTGA
- a CDS encoding exonuclease produces the protein MSTEGRTAEPTAAPLESANFVRLVTRADGDALAASGLLARAMSERGVPFQVTVGRTVAERTARATAGEPESGDVTIVVGSADADVTQLGMADRAATLEAVSLVRDLGETPDPVLALGGLVAAGSDPGAGESEWLLEAARDRGLVDRRPGVAVPTADPIDGLAHSTRLRAPWSGDPDAVREAFEPLGLPESDALDADDHRAIGSLVALETVGCPDATDESATAIQRALKPYATPDAPFATLGGYADVLGATARTEPGTGTALAIGHGVSEAALAAWRAHGRRTHAALETATTGRYDGLFVLAVEDGPVETIVEVAVAYRSPEPTVLVVNEGDPSIDEPRSDDATGEAAIATRGDEPLGATVEAVARDLEGETDGAVEYDDGRRRAYLRYGPDVDESTIIATVREFQ, from the coding sequence ATGTCCACAGAGGGTCGAACCGCCGAGCCGACGGCCGCCCCGCTCGAGAGCGCGAACTTCGTTCGGCTCGTCACGCGAGCCGACGGTGACGCGCTCGCCGCGAGCGGGCTCCTCGCACGGGCGATGAGCGAACGTGGCGTCCCGTTCCAGGTGACCGTCGGCCGTACCGTCGCGGAGCGAACCGCGCGAGCGACGGCCGGCGAACCCGAGAGCGGCGACGTGACGATCGTCGTCGGCAGCGCAGACGCCGACGTCACGCAGCTCGGGATGGCCGACCGCGCCGCGACGCTCGAGGCCGTCTCGCTCGTTCGCGATCTCGGCGAAACGCCGGACCCCGTCCTCGCGCTCGGCGGTCTCGTGGCCGCCGGGAGCGACCCCGGTGCCGGCGAGAGCGAATGGCTGCTCGAGGCCGCACGCGACCGCGGCCTCGTCGACAGACGGCCGGGCGTCGCGGTGCCGACCGCGGACCCGATCGACGGTCTCGCACACTCGACGCGACTTCGCGCGCCGTGGTCCGGCGATCCGGACGCGGTTCGCGAGGCGTTCGAACCGCTCGGGCTCCCCGAGTCCGACGCGCTCGACGCCGACGATCACCGCGCGATCGGTTCGCTCGTCGCACTCGAGACGGTCGGGTGCCCGGACGCCACCGACGAGAGCGCAACCGCGATCCAGCGCGCGCTGAAGCCGTACGCGACGCCCGACGCTCCGTTCGCGACGCTCGGCGGCTACGCCGACGTGCTCGGAGCGACGGCCCGAACCGAACCCGGAACCGGCACCGCGCTCGCGATAGGTCACGGGGTCTCGGAGGCCGCTCTCGCGGCCTGGCGAGCGCACGGCCGACGCACCCACGCGGCGCTCGAGACGGCGACGACCGGTCGGTACGACGGGCTGTTCGTCCTCGCCGTCGAGGACGGTCCCGTCGAGACGATCGTCGAAGTGGCCGTCGCTTACCGGTCGCCCGAACCAACCGTGCTCGTCGTCAACGAGGGGGATCCCTCGATCGATGAGCCACGGTCCGACGACGCCACCGGCGAGGCGGCGATCGCGACCCGCGGCGACGAGCCGCTCGGGGCGACGGTCGAAGCCGTCGCCCGAGATCTCGAGGGCGAAACCGACGGTGCCGTCGAATACGACGACGGCCGGCGACGCGCCTACCTGCGGTACGGCCCCGACGTGGACGAGTCGACGATCATCGCGACAGTGAGGGAGTTCCAGTGA
- a CDS encoding 30S ribosomal protein S15, producing the protein MARMHTRRRGSSGSDKPAADEPPEWSDVDAEKIEDRVVELAEQGHDPSQIGIKLRDEGVTGTPVPDVKLATGKKITEILEENDAKADLPEDLRNLMVRAIRLREHVQENPQDAQNKRALQNTESKVRRLVNYYRGDELEADFAYSYDVAVELLEE; encoded by the coding sequence ATGGCACGAATGCACACCCGCCGTCGCGGCTCGTCCGGTTCGGACAAGCCGGCGGCAGACGAACCACCGGAGTGGAGCGACGTCGACGCGGAGAAGATCGAAGACCGCGTCGTCGAACTGGCAGAGCAGGGGCACGATCCCAGTCAGATCGGGATCAAGCTGCGTGACGAGGGCGTCACGGGCACCCCGGTTCCGGACGTCAAGCTGGCGACCGGAAAGAAGATCACCGAGATCCTCGAGGAGAACGACGCGAAAGCCGATCTCCCGGAGGACCTTCGGAACCTGATGGTGCGCGCCATCCGCCTGCGCGAGCACGTTCAGGAGAACCCGCAGGACGCCCAGAACAAGCGCGCCCTGCAGAACACCGAGTCGAAGGTGCGTCGCCTGGTCAACTACTATCGCGGCGACGAACTCGAGGCCGACTTCGCGTACTCCTACGACGTGGCAGTCGAGCTCCTCGAAGAGTAA
- a CDS encoding long-chain-fatty-acid--CoA ligase — translation MEVPLLVTDFLDRARKYYGDEEAVVAATDERFTYDELGDRADRLSAVLQERGIEKGDRVAVLDPNTHYHLEAAYGIMQTGAVHTPLNYRLTPEDYEYMLNDAGVDAVVADYDYAHKIEAVRDDVPTETFITTDADAVEGQWEDFEALIDDADTEYERPEMSEDEVITINYTSGTTGDPKGVMRTHRTEALHAQLVTIHHEISDDDVYLWTLPMFHVNGWGHIYAITGMGAKHVCTRGVDAEENLRQIREEDVSFLCCAPTVLTLLEEYLEDHDVPTTGDAPMRVTAAGAAPPESIIETVEEEFGWHFRQLYGATETGPLIGTSATRRLIDEESEERFALKKRQGIAPLSTEVEVVDDDGNEVPWDDETIGEIVVRGNQVMDGYWEKPEETEEAFDDKREGWFHTGDLAVVDEDGLMAIQDRKKDIIVSGGENISSIELEDALFDHPDVGDVAIIPSPSERWGETPKAFVVPANGDSDDPQVTEDDLTAFTRERLAGYKVVHHVEFVDELPKTATGKIQKYELREREWEDEEVMVGQG, via the coding sequence ATGGAGGTTCCGCTCTTAGTAACCGATTTTCTCGACCGGGCGCGCAAGTACTACGGCGACGAGGAAGCCGTCGTCGCCGCGACGGACGAGCGATTTACGTACGACGAACTCGGCGATCGTGCCGACAGACTGTCCGCGGTACTCCAGGAGCGGGGCATCGAGAAGGGGGATCGCGTGGCGGTGCTCGATCCGAACACCCACTACCACCTCGAGGCGGCCTACGGGATCATGCAGACCGGCGCGGTCCACACGCCTCTGAACTACCGACTGACGCCCGAGGACTACGAGTACATGCTCAACGACGCTGGGGTCGACGCCGTCGTCGCTGATTACGACTACGCCCACAAGATCGAGGCGGTCCGCGACGACGTGCCGACGGAGACGTTCATCACGACCGACGCCGACGCAGTGGAAGGCCAGTGGGAGGACTTCGAGGCGCTCATCGACGACGCCGACACCGAGTACGAGCGGCCGGAGATGAGCGAGGACGAGGTCATCACGATCAACTACACCTCCGGGACGACGGGCGATCCGAAGGGCGTCATGCGGACCCACCGCACCGAAGCGCTCCACGCCCAGCTCGTAACGATCCACCACGAGATCAGCGACGACGACGTCTACCTCTGGACGCTGCCGATGTTCCACGTCAACGGCTGGGGACACATCTACGCCATCACGGGAATGGGCGCGAAACACGTCTGCACGCGCGGCGTCGACGCCGAGGAGAACCTCCGGCAGATCCGGGAGGAAGACGTTTCGTTCCTCTGCTGTGCACCGACGGTGCTCACGCTGCTCGAGGAGTATCTCGAAGATCACGACGTGCCGACGACGGGCGACGCGCCGATGCGGGTCACCGCGGCCGGCGCCGCGCCGCCCGAGAGCATCATCGAGACCGTCGAGGAGGAGTTCGGCTGGCACTTCCGCCAGCTCTACGGCGCGACCGAGACGGGGCCGCTCATCGGCACGTCCGCGACTCGACGGTTGATCGACGAGGAGAGCGAGGAGCGGTTCGCGCTGAAGAAGCGCCAGGGGATCGCGCCGCTTTCGACCGAGGTCGAAGTCGTCGACGACGACGGGAACGAAGTGCCGTGGGACGACGAGACGATCGGCGAGATCGTCGTCCGCGGCAACCAGGTGATGGACGGCTACTGGGAGAAACCCGAGGAGACCGAGGAGGCGTTCGACGACAAGCGCGAGGGCTGGTTCCACACCGGCGACCTGGCGGTCGTCGACGAGGACGGGCTGATGGCGATCCAGGACCGCAAGAAGGACATCATCGTCTCCGGCGGCGAGAACATCTCGAGCATCGAACTCGAGGACGCCCTGTTCGACCACCCCGACGTCGGGGACGTTGCGATCATCCCGTCGCCGAGCGAGAGGTGGGGCGAGACGCCGAAGGCGTTCGTCGTGCCGGCGAACGGCGATTCGGACGATCCACAGGTTACCGAGGACGACCTGACCGCGTTCACGCGCGAACGGCTCGCCGGTTACAAGGTCGTCCACCACGTCGAGTTCGTCGACGAACTCCCGAAGACGGCGACCGGCAAGATCCAGAAGTACGAACTCCGCGAGCGGGAGTGGGAGGACGAAGAGGTAATGGTCGGACAGGGATAG
- a CDS encoding long-chain-fatty-acid--CoA ligase has protein sequence MKQEMLTTDFLDRAVDLYDDVAGVIAHDGTEYTYAEVNERVNQLAHALANSGVEQGDRVALLAPNTHYFIETLYATNKLGAVFVPLNYRLTSGEYEYILGDCEANTLVADYDYAEKVEDVRDSIPAETYVGYRADEIEGGDWLDYEEFLEGRPTEEPDRPEIDEDDDASINYTSGTTGDPKGVVRTHRTEHWHALVLNQHMEIRDDDNYLWTLPMFHCNGWGHTYAITGTGATHVCQRTFDAEGVLDRVREYDVTFMCGAPTVLNNLIQYHEDRDDLETTGDRDVRIATAGSAPATATIETVEDEFGWRIIHIYGLTETAPIITTSNSPRRLAQRGRELKVKQGFETLCTDVRVVDEDGENVPRDGETIGEIVVRGNQVMDRYLNKPEETEKAFNERIEGYFHTGDLATIDEDGMVAIQDRKKDIIISGGENISSIELEDVLYDHPDVQKAAVIPVPSEQWGETPKALIVPRQGSDPDEAEIVEFVREHLAGYKKPSSVDFVDDLPETATGKVQKYELREEYWDDAERRVGQQ, from the coding sequence ATGAAACAGGAGATGCTCACGACGGACTTCCTCGACCGGGCCGTCGACCTCTACGACGACGTCGCGGGAGTAATCGCCCACGACGGCACGGAGTACACCTACGCCGAGGTGAACGAGCGCGTCAACCAGCTCGCGCACGCGCTCGCGAACAGCGGGGTCGAGCAGGGTGATCGGGTCGCGCTGCTCGCGCCGAACACCCACTACTTCATCGAGACGCTGTACGCGACGAACAAACTCGGGGCGGTGTTCGTCCCGCTGAACTACCGCCTGACGAGCGGCGAGTACGAGTACATCCTCGGCGACTGCGAGGCGAACACGCTCGTCGCGGACTACGATTACGCCGAGAAGGTCGAGGACGTTCGCGACTCGATCCCGGCCGAGACGTACGTCGGGTATCGGGCGGACGAGATCGAGGGTGGCGACTGGCTCGATTACGAGGAGTTCCTCGAGGGCCGGCCGACCGAGGAACCCGACCGGCCGGAGATCGACGAGGACGACGACGCCAGCATCAACTACACCTCGGGCACGACGGGCGACCCGAAGGGCGTGGTTCGGACCCACCGGACCGAACACTGGCACGCGCTGGTGCTCAACCAGCACATGGAGATCCGGGACGACGACAACTACCTCTGGACGCTGCCGATGTTCCACTGCAACGGCTGGGGGCACACCTACGCCATCACGGGTACCGGCGCAACCCACGTCTGCCAGCGGACGTTCGACGCCGAGGGCGTCCTCGACCGCGTCCGGGAGTACGACGTCACGTTCATGTGCGGCGCGCCGACGGTGCTGAACAACCTCATCCAGTACCACGAAGATCGAGACGACCTCGAGACGACCGGCGACCGCGACGTCCGGATCGCGACCGCCGGGAGCGCGCCCGCGACGGCCACCATCGAGACCGTCGAGGACGAGTTCGGCTGGCGGATCATCCACATCTACGGGCTCACCGAGACCGCGCCGATCATCACGACCAGCAACTCGCCGCGCCGGCTCGCCCAGCGGGGGCGCGAACTCAAGGTCAAGCAGGGCTTCGAAACGCTCTGTACCGACGTCAGGGTCGTCGACGAGGACGGCGAGAACGTCCCGCGGGACGGGGAAACGATCGGCGAGATCGTCGTCCGCGGCAACCAGGTGATGGACCGCTACCTCAACAAGCCCGAGGAGACCGAGAAGGCGTTCAACGAGCGCATTGAGGGCTACTTCCACACCGGCGACCTCGCCACCATCGACGAGGACGGCATGGTCGCCATCCAGGACCGCAAGAAGGACATTATCATCTCCGGCGGGGAGAACATCTCGAGCATCGAACTCGAGGACGTCCTCTACGACCACCCGGACGTCCAGAAGGCCGCCGTCATCCCCGTCCCGAGCGAGCAGTGGGGAGAGACGCCGAAAGCGCTGATCGTCCCCCGGCAAGGATCCGATCCCGACGAGGCCGAAATCGTCGAGTTCGTGAGGGAGCACCTGGCCGGCTACAAGAAACCGAGCAGCGTCGACTTCGTCGACGACCTTCCCGAAACCGCGACCGGGAAGGTCCAGAAGTACGAACTCCGCGAGGAGTACTGGGACGACGCGGAGCGACGGGTCGGCCAGCAGTAG
- a CDS encoding DUF7563 family protein, whose translation MVGMTVAPWPSTDNSSCRNCGTHVSDRFRRVYGDNGNHAHRCGECDTFARLSRGSAAGRDVPIPDPETSPGRHGGEADV comes from the coding sequence GTGGTCGGCATGACGGTCGCTCCCTGGCCGTCGACCGACAACTCGAGTTGTCGCAACTGTGGCACCCACGTTTCTGACCGGTTCCGTCGCGTCTACGGCGACAATGGCAACCACGCCCACCGCTGCGGCGAGTGCGATACCTTCGCTCGGCTGAGCCGCGGTTCTGCTGCTGGAAGGGATGTCCCGATCCCGGATCCCGAGACGTCGCCCGGCCGTCACGGAGGTGAGGCCGATGTCTGA
- a CDS encoding J domain-containing protein, producing the protein MSERLEWPPEFDRTPTDERTRNNSFDVSLAKAFDDLEAELSRLDVDDFRYSFDAQQRKRDQRPYARANPNDPSFVLHWSMGGEQYAVACDRFSQLRDNVRTVGLYVREKRKMEQRPVVTGESEFANARLPPADEEPIATEVPPHEILDVAPNTSESDVRRAFREKVKDAHPDNGGSTAAFRRVKDAKEAMSVDGSGGGR; encoded by the coding sequence ATGTCTGAACGCCTCGAGTGGCCGCCGGAGTTCGACCGAACGCCGACGGACGAGCGAACCCGGAACAACAGCTTCGACGTCTCGCTGGCGAAGGCGTTCGACGATCTCGAGGCGGAACTGTCGCGACTCGACGTCGACGACTTCCGCTACTCGTTCGACGCTCAACAGCGCAAGCGAGATCAGCGACCGTACGCCCGTGCGAACCCGAACGATCCGAGTTTCGTACTCCACTGGAGTATGGGCGGGGAGCAGTACGCGGTGGCCTGCGACCGGTTCTCGCAGCTCCGCGACAACGTGCGAACCGTCGGGCTGTACGTCCGCGAGAAGCGGAAAATGGAGCAGCGGCCGGTCGTCACCGGCGAGTCGGAGTTCGCGAACGCGCGGCTACCGCCGGCCGACGAGGAACCGATCGCCACGGAGGTGCCGCCGCATGAAATTCTGGACGTCGCTCCGAACACGAGCGAGTCCGATGTCCGGAGAGCGTTCCGGGAAAAGGTCAAAGACGCCCATCCCGACAACGGCGGGAGCACGGCGGCGTTCCGTCGAGTCAAGGACGCGAAAGAGGCGATGTCGGTCGACGGGTCGGGAGGTGGCCGATGA
- a CDS encoding DUF7845 domain-containing protein — MSQVDTTPHEVEGRWKWPDWGRGPYDALSSVMLGPPFEGYLELDVEIDGEPWHIKVSYSKSGFAPRLSDGINAERLYEWDIVGRGRGERKASYNVSPRFPNMRHWETGDPVNLPWENQVGEVDGVDVEFHTSNVEPERGLELLPEFFAAIFEEAGERIHSEYFRTDPHPASRMWAYERYVRIRRSWAEKLSSAGVLQKVVHHLADLEGVKAELHIDNKEVVNHQNRLFLNPASAGELLPGHTYGRKLEIYQLADPDAVSKDHPSYHPKVEVLVNKKMNAGEAWAWADRHDVTEQIEETLLNALHWEDIPLAPDGNGVYVADDHFDAVAREQPVELYEDPTPRLEAKTDHLLMTTLRDMGETARDVTESVATDGGSTVDGLADQLGKHPATIYRAIEDLGDVLELDQGDISFRVRKYRDELRALVESAEYAIENYADRIQHVMGLADHIAESSPFQQWLAENGAEIEFDQEGEPKRMRIDTILSNLKASSFENVWAVAAEALEKWSKSGNDPAVLRRAELTWKTPGGGTELGFVGAVADR, encoded by the coding sequence GTGTCCCAGGTCGACACGACGCCGCACGAAGTCGAGGGCCGCTGGAAGTGGCCCGACTGGGGCCGCGGACCGTACGACGCGCTGTCGTCGGTGATGCTCGGGCCGCCGTTCGAAGGCTACCTCGAGCTGGACGTCGAGATCGACGGCGAGCCGTGGCATATCAAAGTGAGCTACAGCAAGTCCGGGTTCGCACCGCGGCTGTCCGACGGGATCAACGCCGAGCGGCTGTACGAGTGGGATATCGTGGGCCGTGGGCGCGGCGAACGGAAGGCGTCGTACAACGTCTCGCCGCGGTTCCCGAACATGCGCCACTGGGAAACCGGTGATCCGGTGAACCTCCCGTGGGAGAACCAGGTCGGCGAGGTCGACGGGGTCGACGTCGAGTTCCACACGAGTAACGTCGAACCCGAGCGCGGGCTCGAGTTGCTACCCGAGTTCTTCGCGGCGATCTTCGAGGAAGCCGGCGAGCGGATCCACTCGGAGTACTTCCGGACGGATCCGCACCCGGCGAGTCGGATGTGGGCGTACGAACGGTACGTCCGGATCCGCCGATCGTGGGCTGAAAAGCTCTCGTCGGCCGGCGTTCTCCAGAAGGTCGTGCATCACCTCGCCGACCTCGAGGGCGTCAAGGCCGAGTTGCACATCGACAACAAGGAGGTCGTCAACCACCAGAACCGGCTCTTTTTGAACCCGGCGTCAGCCGGCGAACTCCTACCCGGTCACACCTACGGCCGGAAGCTCGAGATCTACCAGCTGGCGGATCCGGACGCGGTCTCGAAAGATCACCCGTCCTACCACCCGAAGGTGGAGGTGCTAGTGAACAAGAAGATGAACGCCGGCGAGGCGTGGGCGTGGGCCGATCGACACGACGTCACCGAGCAGATCGAAGAGACGCTGTTGAACGCGCTGCACTGGGAAGACATCCCGCTCGCGCCTGACGGAAACGGCGTCTACGTCGCGGACGATCACTTCGACGCGGTGGCTCGAGAGCAGCCCGTCGAACTGTACGAGGATCCGACGCCGCGCCTCGAGGCGAAGACCGATCACCTGTTGATGACGACGCTCCGAGATATGGGCGAGACGGCACGCGACGTCACGGAGTCGGTCGCAACCGACGGCGGTTCGACCGTCGACGGTCTCGCCGACCAGCTGGGGAAGCACCCGGCGACGATCTACCGGGCGATCGAAGATCTCGGCGACGTCCTCGAACTGGACCAAGGCGACATCTCGTTCCGCGTACGGAAGTACCGCGACGAACTCCGGGCGCTCGTCGAGAGCGCGGAGTACGCGATCGAAAACTACGCTGATCGGATCCAGCACGTGATGGGCCTCGCCGATCACATCGCGGAGTCCTCGCCGTTCCAGCAGTGGCTTGCGGAGAACGGCGCCGAGATCGAGTTCGACCAGGAGGGCGAACCGAAGCGGATGCGGATCGACACGATTCTCTCGAATCTGAAGGCGAGTAGCTTCGAGAACGTGTGGGCCGTCGCTGCGGAAGCGCTCGAGAAGTGGTCGAAGTCAGGTAACGATCCGGCCGTCCTTCGGCGAGCGGAGCTGACCTGGAAGACGCCCGGTGGCGGAACCGAACTCGGATTCGTCGGCGCCGTCGCCGACCGCTAA